From a single Bacillus pumilus genomic region:
- a CDS encoding tubulin-like doman-containing protein yields MYGFVGIGQCGGSIADEAMKRGYFSIAVNYSSSDLNSLEVVEDRLKLVGSEGVGKDREAAINYFKNNWESSVEFIKEAMEKPSIQIVFVVFSTAGGTGSGITPTLIELLDEYLDNKTVVGVPVLPDQSEVVLNQLNTVECLQELSEKQLNIIPLDNLKVSQKGIKSLSEPILYQKVNKQFIDMLEEVEGYTNLPSSYSTLDKKDLNQIFNTPGVTVISKMDLSDYNKGKFANTLHDDIKQSWQQSIYSADTFDSLVKAGVIIDGNADLTDQISFKRLFSEGEPLDLFKGYYDTGKNQVICILSGLGWINDRMKQLDDLIESRKVEPVKEEVYVPKFNSKSAFLRQQTHTNKGEKQASKGSFLEKLKSLKG; encoded by the coding sequence ATGTATGGATTTGTTGGAATTGGTCAATGTGGTGGGAGCATTGCAGATGAAGCAATGAAAAGAGGGTATTTCAGTATTGCTGTCAATTACTCTAGCTCAGATCTAAATAGTTTAGAAGTTGTTGAAGATAGACTGAAATTAGTAGGATCTGAGGGAGTTGGCAAGGATAGAGAAGCAGCTATCAATTATTTCAAAAATAACTGGGAATCATCTGTTGAATTTATTAAAGAAGCAATGGAAAAGCCATCGATTCAAATTGTGTTTGTAGTCTTTTCTACTGCAGGAGGCACAGGATCAGGAATTACGCCGACCTTAATTGAACTATTAGATGAATATTTGGATAACAAGACCGTAGTTGGTGTACCCGTACTACCTGATCAAAGTGAAGTGGTATTGAATCAATTAAACACCGTAGAATGCCTTCAGGAACTATCAGAAAAACAATTGAATATAATTCCACTAGACAATCTTAAAGTGTCTCAAAAGGGCATTAAATCATTATCAGAGCCAATCCTATACCAAAAGGTAAACAAACAATTTATTGATATGCTTGAAGAAGTTGAAGGGTATACAAACCTTCCATCTAGCTACAGTACATTAGACAAGAAGGACTTAAATCAAATTTTCAATACTCCAGGTGTGACAGTGATATCAAAAATGGATTTATCTGATTACAACAAAGGAAAATTCGCAAACACTCTTCATGATGATATTAAACAGTCGTGGCAGCAATCGATATATAGTGCAGACACTTTTGATTCATTAGTTAAAGCTGGTGTTATTATAGACGGCAATGCAGATTTAACTGATCAGATTAGCTTTAAGAGACTTTTCAGTGAGGGTGAACCATTAGATTTATTTAAAGGGTATTATGATACTGGTAAGAATCAAGTGATTTGTATTTTAAGTGGTCTAGGATGGATTAACGACAGAATGAAGCAATTAGATGACCTGATTGAGTCAAGAAAGGTTGAACCAGTTAAAGAAGAGGTATATGTTCCAAAGTTTAACTCGAAGTCAGCATTTTTAAGGCAGCAGACTCACACTAACAAGGGTGAGAAACAAGCAAGCAAGGGAAGTTTCTTAGAAAAACTAAAATCATTAAAGGGATAA
- the yonT gene encoding type I TA system toxin YonT, giving the protein MLEKVTIIMALLISLTTILINMLVIIEKAVSITKSISQKKKRTHKRPRTRTRQRIRR; this is encoded by the coding sequence GTGCTTGAAAAGGTGACTATAATTATGGCTTTACTAATCAGTCTTACTACAATCCTAATCAATATGCTTGTGATTATTGAGAAGGCTGTCAGTATCACTAAAAGTATAAGCCAAAAGAAAAAGCGTACACATAAGCGACCTCGGACAAGGACACGCCAACGTATACGCCGATAA
- a CDS encoding LPD29 domain-containing protein, with the protein MTAVLKINEELNGIELYFDNKPGNETLTHLKSNGFRYSGFKKCWWSKRTNESLEVANDITKNKITYIETKNQNKKMKKNNFNLWNATQWEPFEVNKEQDVKLISKEIKKHLTQRFPGFKFSVRTGGNYMYNSINIEIKKTPYENKSIYLSAVREYCEAVLNHYRHCYSAADPYTDYAGSYNFYGNVSIDWEYSQSEQTEEIKTDCELYDLKSEEKANEEKLKKDAEFKQYLEEQERINKEYQSSQLEESKKVKEITSSIEIKELDEEHQYFVMNSQFANLNKNCTLTEYKNEVEKGDYSNVDVKITKEVHFTRPEVFEYFRNMLMNNFDFLNETGGSFTEDNRINSYLDYDMMDELEKRTVKWFRKGVAVYFDGELKFIVDAQGHSYARYVGLVEGCEIKKTVEHQQMLKENDLKELITQANTMEDISTSIIEELGLFKTWKDKEWKAYKNAFKKELLLANITLSKSIIQQIEIPELKQNLYKLLMEVEGIQEQFEHGDLKKGEKYTLYYISDLGSFITQQITFDSCEPTKYAQYDNAVKLVFKPQNKRKLYCTHFYSDLLIYEGWQDLPENVLNNVTESKGFMTLSSKYLSCDKQQFDEVLDYFEKQNLKPIINTYRTN; encoded by the coding sequence ATGACAGCAGTTTTAAAAATTAATGAAGAATTGAATGGAATCGAATTATACTTTGATAATAAGCCAGGAAATGAAACATTGACTCATTTAAAATCTAACGGTTTTCGATACTCTGGATTTAAAAAATGTTGGTGGAGTAAACGTACTAATGAATCTTTAGAAGTTGCTAACGATATCACTAAAAATAAAATTACATACATTGAAACGAAGAATCAAAACAAAAAAATGAAAAAAAATAATTTTAATCTCTGGAATGCTACACAGTGGGAACCATTTGAAGTAAATAAAGAACAAGATGTGAAATTAATTTCTAAAGAAATTAAAAAACACCTTACTCAACGTTTTCCAGGTTTTAAGTTCTCTGTGAGAACAGGCGGAAACTATATGTACAACAGTATTAATATAGAAATCAAGAAAACGCCTTATGAGAATAAGAGTATTTATCTTTCTGCAGTTCGTGAATATTGTGAAGCTGTGTTAAACCATTACCGCCACTGTTATAGTGCTGCAGATCCTTATACAGATTATGCTGGTAGCTATAATTTTTACGGTAACGTGTCAATTGATTGGGAATATTCACAATCAGAACAAACTGAAGAAATTAAAACTGACTGTGAATTATATGACTTAAAATCAGAAGAAAAAGCAAATGAGGAGAAACTAAAAAAAGACGCAGAATTTAAACAGTATCTCGAAGAACAGGAAAGAATAAATAAAGAATATCAAAGTTCTCAACTTGAAGAGTCCAAAAAGGTAAAAGAAATCACTTCATCTATTGAAATCAAAGAACTTGATGAAGAACATCAATATTTCGTGATGAATTCACAATTTGCTAACTTAAATAAGAATTGTACACTAACAGAATATAAGAATGAAGTGGAAAAAGGTGATTATTCAAACGTAGATGTAAAAATCACTAAAGAAGTTCATTTTACAAGACCTGAGGTGTTTGAATATTTTAGGAATATGTTAATGAATAACTTTGACTTCTTAAACGAAACGGGAGGCAGCTTCACAGAAGATAATAGGATTAATTCTTATTTAGATTACGATATGATGGACGAATTAGAAAAAAGAACCGTCAAATGGTTTAGAAAAGGCGTAGCGGTTTATTTTGATGGTGAATTGAAGTTTATTGTAGATGCTCAAGGTCATTCTTATGCGAGATATGTGGGATTAGTTGAGGGTTGTGAAATCAAAAAGACAGTTGAGCATCAACAAATGTTGAAAGAAAACGATTTAAAGGAACTTATCACTCAAGCTAATACAATGGAAGATATTTCAACATCTATCATTGAAGAGTTAGGCTTGTTTAAAACATGGAAAGATAAAGAGTGGAAAGCATATAAAAATGCATTCAAAAAAGAACTGCTATTGGCCAATATTACTCTTTCAAAGAGTATCATTCAACAAATTGAAATACCAGAACTTAAGCAAAATCTTTATAAATTATTAATGGAAGTAGAAGGAATCCAAGAACAATTTGAACATGGAGATTTGAAGAAAGGTGAAAAATATACGCTTTACTACATATCTGATTTAGGGTCATTCATTACACAACAAATCACATTCGATTCTTGTGAGCCAACTAAATATGCTCAGTATGATAATGCAGTAAAACTTGTCTTTAAGCCTCAAAACAAAAGAAAATTGTACTGTACCCATTTTTATTCCGATTTATTGATTTATGAAGGATGGCAAGACCTTCCTGAAAATGTATTGAATAACGTTACAGAATCTAAAGGTTTCATGACTCTTTCCAGCAAGTATCTATCATGTGATAAACAGCAATTTGATGAAGTATTGGATTACTTCGAAAAACAAAATTTAAAACCTATTATAAACACATATCGAACAAATTAA